From Qipengyuania psychrotolerans:
CGCGGTTCCGCCATGATAGCCGGAAACGGCGCTGGTCACGCCCTTGGTATGGCTGAACACAGCCTCCACGCCCCAGAAGCAGCCACCTGCGAAAATGGCTGTCTTGAGGCCGCTGCCTTCCTTAGCCGTGCGCTGGGCCGCGGGTGCTTCGACGATCCTCTCCGCGGCAATGGCCGGCTGCTGGCAGGCAGAACCTGCAAACAGTGCAGCAGCAGCAAGAGTGGCCGCGAAGCGCCGCATTACAGCAGCGCCGGAATGGCGGAGAGCAGGGCCTCGCCGTTCGAGAGCGCAACGACCAAGGCTCCGGCGAAAAAGCCGATGCCGAAGTTGCGATAAAGGTCTGGTGTAAAAAGTGTCATGAGTGGTCTTTCGGGATGCTTGACCACTTGGTTACAGGCACACCGATTGCAACGCAGTTAATGCGATGGTTGTAATTCGTTCATCCGATCAATGCGCCGAATTAATGAATTAGCCCGTTCAGGTCAGTGCCGGAAATGCCGCATTCCCGTGAAGACCATCGCCAAACCCTTTTCATCTGCTGCCGCGATCACTTCCTCGTCGCGGATCGACCCGCCCGGTTGGATGATCGCCGTAGCACCCGCTTCGGCGGCAGCCAGAAGGCCATCGGCGAAGGGGAAGAATGCGTCAGACGCAACAGCGCTGCCTACTGTGCGGGCGGCATCCCAACCATACTTCTCGGCCGCTTCCGCGGCTTTCATTGCCGCAATGCGCGAAGAATCGCGGCGGTTCATCTGGCCTGCGCCAATGCCGGCAGTCGCGCCGTCCTTGGCATAGACAATTGCGTTCGATTTCACGTGACGCGCGACAGTCCAGGCGAAGAAGCAGTCTTTCAATTCCTGTTCGGTGGGTGCGCGCTTGGTCACGACTTTCAGATCGGCCTCGCTGATGGCACCATTGTCGCGGGTTTGTACCAGCAGACCGCCGGTGATCGGCTTGACCTGCAATCCTCCGCGCCGCGGATTGGGCAAATCGCCCGTGATTAGCAGGCGCAGGTTCTTCTTTTTGGCGAAAGCCTCGCGTGCCTCGTCGCTGACGGAGGGTGCGATCACGACCTCGGTGAAAATCTCGCAGATCGCCGCGGCAGTCTCGCCATCAAGCTCGGTATTGACCGCGACGATGCCGCCGAACGCCGAAACGCTGTCGCAGGCCAGAGCGTCGTTCCACGCATCGATGAGCGAGGCCGCCTGTGCCACGCCGCATGGGTTAGCATGCTTGACAATGACGACCGCGGGATCGCCGTCTGCAAATTCGGCGCACAATTCCAGCGCTGCATCCGCGTCGTTGTAATTGTTGTAGCTGAGTTCCTTGCCCTGCAACTGCTCCGCCTGTGCGATACCCTT
This genomic window contains:
- the purH gene encoding bifunctional phosphoribosylaminoimidazolecarboxamide formyltransferase/IMP cyclohydrolase gives rise to the protein MSEVAIKRALLSVSDKSGLVELGKALGAKGVELVSTGGTAKALRDAGLEVRDVSDLTGFPEMMDGRVKTLHPMVHGGLLAVRDNPEHAAAMDAHSIGAIDLVVVNLYPFEATVAKGADRDEIIENIDIGGPSMVRSAAKNHQFVTIVTDPADYDTLIGELSATGATSLDFRRKCAAKAFAATAAYDSMISQWFAFADQGETFPGMLAVNGKAPVELRYGENPHQKAALYTPVGPHAKGIAQAEQLQGKELSYNNYNDADAALELCAEFADGDPAVVIVKHANPCGVAQAASLIDAWNDALACDSVSAFGGIVAVNTELDGETAAAICEIFTEVVIAPSVSDEAREAFAKKKNLRLLITGDLPNPRRGGLQVKPITGGLLVQTRDNGAISEADLKVVTKRAPTEQELKDCFFAWTVARHVKSNAIVYAKDGATAGIGAGQMNRRDSSRIAAMKAAEAAEKYGWDAARTVGSAVASDAFFPFADGLLAAAEAGATAIIQPGGSIRDEEVIAAADEKGLAMVFTGMRHFRH